The genomic window CCGAGCGCTATCTTCGCCCGATTTTTGCCAGGGTGATGGTCCTGCTGCGTGAGGGCATAGAGCGCCGCCAGTTTCGCCGGGTTGATCCCATGCATTTCGTCTTGTCGCTGATTGCTATGAATGTTTTTTATTTCAGCAGCGCTCCCATGATTGCGTTCGTGACCGGCAGAAACCCGCTCACGCCACAGCACATCGCAGAACGCAGGGCCGCTGTGTTGGATGTTGTTGCCACTACGCTGCTTCTGCCCCATCGCGCGGCATCCAAAGAGTTTGGCAGTACCAGGAGAGAAGCCAAGTGACGCAAGGAAAGAAGTTTCTGGTTTTGGTCGGAATTATTTTTTGTATTGCTCTGTTTTACTTCATTTTCTTCAACGACCATTCCAGCGATTTGCAGTTGATCGGCATCGTGGATGCCAACCAGGTCATCGTGGGTCCCAAGATCATGGGCCGCATCGAAAAATTGGCGGTGGATGAAGGCTCCGAGGTCCACGCCGGGGACCTGATTGCTCAGCTCGATACTGCCGAGCTTCAGGCCCAGCAGCAGGCTGCAACCGCAGCCGCGGCCGGTCTGAATTCCCGGCTGGCAGGAACGCAAGCCACTGAAGTTTTGACTCAAGGCACAACCGCCAGTGATGTGGTCAATGCGCAGGCCCAGGTGCAGATGGCGCGCGCCAATCTGGTGGCAGCCCGGGCAGATTTGGTGCGCATTCAGTCCGATACCACCCGCACCGCAGAGCTGGCCAAGCAAGGCGTTGCTTCCCAGCAGGCAAGCGATGAAGCCGTCGCCACCCTGCACGCGCAGGAGGCGCGCGTGCGTGCAGCAGAAGATCAGGTACGCTCTGCGGAAGCGGCTTTAAATTCCGCGCTGGCACGCACCCACCAAACCCGGGCCGCCGAAAGCACAGTGGCAGAAACCCGCCAGCAGCAGCTTCAGGCCGAGGCGCAGCGCACGCAGGCCCAGGTGCAGCTCGATTACACCCGCGTGTTCGCTCCCATTTCGGGAATAATCTCCCTGCGTGTGGCCCGTGAAGGCGAGGTAGTTGCTCCGGGTGCGCCTATCGTGACCATTATTGATCTGGGTGAAACCTGGGTTCGCGCACCGCTCCCGGAAACTTACGCTGACAAAATCGGCATTGGCGATGAACTCAAAGTGCGTATGCCTGGCGGGGACATCGTAACCGGCAAGGTGATTACCAAGGGCGTAGAAGCGGATTTCGCTACCCAGCGCGACGTCAGCCGGCGTAAACGTGACATCAAGACGGTGCAATTGAAGCTCTCTATTCCCAATCCGAATCACGCTTTTGTTCCCGGAATGACCGCGATTGTGCTCGTGCCCAAATCAAAGCTGAATTAGCCATGAACACTTTCTTCAAACCCAATGGCGGCACGTCGGCAGAGGCTCCCAATGCCATCGAGGTCGAGCACATCGT from Terriglobales bacterium includes these protein-coding regions:
- a CDS encoding efflux RND transporter periplasmic adaptor subunit — its product is MTQGKKFLVLVGIIFCIALFYFIFFNDHSSDLQLIGIVDANQVIVGPKIMGRIEKLAVDEGSEVHAGDLIAQLDTAELQAQQQAATAAAAGLNSRLAGTQATEVLTQGTTASDVVNAQAQVQMARANLVAARADLVRIQSDTTRTAELAKQGVASQQASDEAVATLHAQEARVRAAEDQVRSAEAALNSALARTHQTRAAESTVAETRQQQLQAEAQRTQAQVQLDYTRVFAPISGIISLRVAREGEVVAPGAPIVTIIDLGETWVRAPLPETYADKIGIGDELKVRMPGGDIVTGKVITKGVEADFATQRDVSRRKRDIKTVQLKLSIPNPNHAFVPGMTAIVLVPKSKLN